The Acidimicrobiales bacterium nucleotide sequence AGGCGACGGCGGCCGGCGTCGCGGGCGACGGCGTTGCGCCGCTCCCGGAAGCGCCGCTCGGTCGGTGGCCGCCCGGCGCGCGCCGGCTCGGGGGCGGGACGGCGCGCCGGCCGCTCGATCGTCGCGCCGGCCCCCCGGCGCGGCGGCGTCATCGGTCGAACCCGACGAAGCGCACCTCGGTCGCGAGGGTCACCCCGAGGCGCTCGGCGACGAGGCGGCACGCCGCCTCGATGAGGGCGGCGACGTCGTCGGCCGAGCCGCCGCTGTCGACGCCGATGAAGTTCGCGTGCTTCTCCGAGACGACGGCGCTCCCGACGCGCAGCCCCTTCGCCCCCGCCTCCTCGAGGAGGCGCCCCGCGGCGTCGCCGGGGGGGTTGGTGAACACCGAGCCGGCGTTGCGGCCGCCGGGCTGGTGCTCACGGCGCCAGGCGACGATCTCGTCGATCTCCTCGGCGAGGCGCCCGCTCGGCGCGGCGGTGACGGCGAAGGTGGCGGCGAGGACGAGGTCGTGAGCACCCACCGCCGAGTGGCGGTAGGCGAGGTCGAGGTCGCCGGCGGCGGCGAGGTGGCGCTCGCCGCTGTCGAGGTGCACGAGCTCCGCGGCGACGAGGCGGTCCGCCGTCTCGGCGCCGTGGCCCCCGGCGTTCATCGCCACCGCGCCGCCGACCGATCCGGGGATCCCGACGGCCCACGACATCCCCCCGAGGCCCGCCGTCGCGAGGCGCCGCGCGAGCACGGGGTAGGCGAGGCCGCCGCCGGCGGTGACGGTGGCCGCGGCGCCCTCCCCCGCGGGCGCGGCCGCGGGCAGCGCGAGCTCCTCGAAGGCGCCGCCGAGCGTGACGCAGAGGCCGTCGAAGCCGCCGTCGGCGACGAGCACGTTCGAGCCCTTCCCGAGCACGAGGAGCGGCACCTTGCTCTCGGCGACCGCGCCGACGACCGCCGCGAGGCCCTCTTCGTCGAGGAGCTCGACGTAGAGGGCGGCGTTCCCGCCCACCCGGTAGGTCGTGCGCGCACCGATCGGCTCGTCGCGCCGCGCGCGGGGACCGAGGCGCGCCGCGGCGAGGTCGACGGGGGCCTCCATCAGCCCGTCACCACCTCGAGGAGCTCGTCGGGGAGGCTCGTGAGGTCGCCGGCCGAGAGGGTGAGGCAGCAGTCGCCGGGGCGCAGCAGGCGCGCCAGGTAGCCGACGAGCTCGCGGCGGTCCGGGAAGTAGGCGGCGGTCGTCTCGGGGTGCGCGTTCAGCACCGCGTCGAGCACGAGCTTGGCCGAGACGCCCGGTCGCGGCGCCTCCCCGGCGCCGTAGATGCCGGTGATCACGACGACGTCGGCGTCGACGAAGGCCTCGCCGAAGTCGCCCCCGACGGACTCGGTGCGCGAGTAGCGGTGCGGCTGGAAGACGCAGACGAGACGCTCCCAGCCCCCGCCGCGCGCCGCCGCGAGGGTCGCGGCGACCTCGCCCGGAAGGTGCGCGTAGTCGTCGACGAAGGTGACGCCGCCCGCCTCGCCCCGGAACTGGAAGCGGCGGGCGACGCCGGCGAAGCGCGCGAGGGCGCGGCGGGCGGCGTCGGGATCGGCGCCCAAAAGGCGCGCCGCGGCGAGCGCGGCGGCGGCGTTGCGGGCGTTGTGCGCCCCGGGCACCGGCAGCGTGAAGCGGCCGAGGTCGCCCTCGGGGCCGATCAGGCCGAAGGCGATCTCGGCGCGCCCCGTCGTGAAGTCGCTCACCCGGTAGTCGGCGCCCTCGCTGAAGCCGTAGGTGACGGCACCCTCGGGGGCGAGGGCGCGCGCCCCGGCGTCGTCGGCGCAGACGACCGCGCCCGCGGCCTTTCTGAGGAACTCGGCGAAGCCCTCGGTGAGCGCGGCGAAGGAGCCGAAGTGCTCGAGGTGGTCGGGCTCGACGCTCGTCACCACCGCCACCTCGGCGGGCAGCTGCAGGAAGGTGCCGTCGCTCTCGTCGGCCTCGACGACGAGCCACTCCCCCTCGACGAAGGCGGCGTTGGTCCCGATCTCGTTCACCTCGCCGCCGATGATGAAGCTCGGCGAGAGCCCCGCCTCGAGGAGGACGAGGGCGAGCATCGAGCTCGTCGTCGTCTTGCCGTGGGTTCCCGCGACGGCGAGGGTGCGGCGCGTCGCGCAGATCGCGGCGAGCAGCTCGGCGCGGGCGTGCACCGGCACGCCGCGGCGGTGCGCCTCGAGGAGCTCGACGTTGCTCGAGGACACCGCGCTCGAGATCCCGACGTGCTCGGCGCCCGCGACGTTCGCCGCGTCGTGGCCGATCGCCACCGTGACCCCGAGGCCCCGCAGCCGCTCGACCGTCGCCGAGGCCTTCAGGTCCGAGCCGCTCACAGCGTGGCCCATCTGCGCGAGCACGGTGGCGATCGCGCTCATCCCGGCGCCGCCGATCCCGACGAGGTGCAGGCGGGTCGGGCGGGTGAGGTCGAGGCTCACGCCGCCGCCTTCGCGAGCTCGTCGATGAGCGCGACCACGCGGCTCGTGGCGTCGAGGCGCCCGACCGAGCGCGCCGCCCGCGCCATCTCCTCGAGGCGGCCCGGCTCGGCGAGGAGGGGGCCGAGGAGGGCCTCGAGGTGCTCGGCGGTCACCTCCGCGTCGTCGACGACGAGGGCCCCGCCGGCGCGCACGAGCTCGGCGGTGTTGCGCCGCTGGTGGTCGCCGGGGGCGTTCGGCAGCGGCACGAGCAGGCTTGGCGCGCCGATCGCGGCGAGCTCGGCAACGGTCATCGCACCGGCGCGCGAGACGACGAGCGCGGCGGCGCGAAAGAGCTCCGGCAGCTCGGCGGCAAAGGCCAAGAGGCGGTAGTCGAGCCCCGCTCCTCCGCCCGTGGCGATCCCGAGGGCGTCGCGCTCGGCAGCGACCTCGTCGTAGTTGCGGGCGCCGCAGACGTGCACGAGCACGAGGTCGTCGCGCGCCGCGAAACGTCGGGCGAGGCCGAGTGCCGCCTCGTTCAGCCGCCCGGCGCCGAGCGAGCCGCCGACGACGACGAGCACGGCGCGCCCCTCGGGGAGCTCGAGACGCGCCCGCGCCGCGCTCGGCTCCTCGGCGGCCGCCGCGAGCACCGCCTCGCGTAGTGGCGCCCCGGTGAGCACGCCGCGCGGCAGCGGCGCCGGGAAGGCCATCGCCGTGCGGGCGGCGAAGCGGGCGACGAGGCGGTTGGCGCCGCCGGGGATGGCGTCGAGGTTGACGACGAGGAGGGGGATGCGCAGCAGCACCGCGGCGAGCGAGCTCGGCAGCCCGGCGTAGCCGCCGAAGGTGACGACGACGCGCGGCCGGTGGCGCAGCAGCAGCGCACAGGCCTCGAGGAGGGCGAGCGCGAGGCCGCAGAGGGCGGGGACGTTCGACCAGGCGAGCCTGCGGCGGACCCCCCGCCCCGGGAGCAGGCTGATCGAGAAGCCGGCGTCGCCGATCGCTTTTCCCTCCATGCCACGGCGGGCGCCGACGAAGTGCAGCGCGGCGCGCTCGCGCCCCGAGCGCTCGAGCGCGCGGGCGAGCGCCAGCGCGGGCTCGATGTGGCCGCCCGTCCCGCCGCCGGTGAGGACGACCTCGAGGCGGCCCTGCCCCCTCACCGCCGCGCCGCCGCCGGCCGGGGGCGCGGCCGCGGCGCCGGCGCGGCGGGCGCCGGGCGGGCGGTGCGCAGCGTCGGGTTGCGGCCGATGTTCACGAGCAGCCCCACCGCCCCGAGGGTGACGACGAGCGAGGAGCCGCCGAAGGAGAGGAAGGGCAGCGGGATTCCGGTCTCGGGGAGGATGCCGATCACGCCGCCGATGTTGATCAGCGCCTCGCAGACGAGCCAGCAGGTGAGCCCGGTGGCGAGCAGGCTCGTGAAGCGGTCGGCGGCGCGCGCCGCGATCCGCAGGCCGAGGATGCCGAGGCCGACGAAGGCGAGCAGCACCGCGAGCGCGCCGATCAGCCCGAGCTCGTTGCCGATCACGGCGAAGATGAAGTCCGTCTGGGCGTTCGGCAGGAAGCCCCACTTGGCTACCGAGCCGCCGAGGCCGGTGCCGAAGAGGTGGCCCGAGCCGAGGGCCTCGAGGGACTGCACGACCTGGTAGCCCGAGGTCGAGGCGTGCGCGAAGGGATTGATGAACGAGAGGAAGCGCGAGCGCCGGTAGGGGGCGGAGAGGATCAGCAGGCTGCCGACGAAGAGCAGGCCGCCGAAGGTGACGCCGAGCACCCGCCGCTCGGTGCCCCCCGCGTAGAGGATCGCGGCACCGATCGAGACGAGCACGATCGCGGTGCCCATGTCGGGCTGCTTCAGGATCAGCAGCGCTATGAAGCCGAGCACCGTGACGACGGGGCGCACGACCACCTGCACGTGGTCGCGCGCCTGCTCGCGGCGGGCGACGAGGTCCGCGGCGAAGAGCGCGAAGGCGAGCTTCGCGAGCTCGGAGGGCTGCAGGCGGATCGGCCCCGCCCCGATCCAGCGCGAGGAGCCGCCCGCCGTGCGTCCGATGTGGGGGGTGAGCACCACGACGAGCAGCAGCACCGTGAGGATGAGCAGCGGCGCGGCGAGCTTGCGCAGCCGGCGGAGGTCGCCGCGCGAGCAGACGAGGAAGGCGACCGCCCCGAGGAGCGTCCACATCACCTGCCGCTCGAACAGCGCCCACGGCGAGCCGTAGGTGGCGATCGAGACGACCGAGGAGGCCGAGAGCACGATCACGAGGCCGAAGCCGGTGATCGCCGCGGTGAGCGCGCCGAGGCGCGCCGCGTCGCGTCGGCCGACGAGGGCGAGGTCGGTGGTGCGCGTCCTCGTCGTGCCGACCTCGGCCGCCGCCGCCCGCTCGCTGCGGCTCTCCCGCCGCGAGCCGTGCGCGGCGCGGCCCGAGGGCTCGTCGCGCACCGGGCGCTGGTGGCTGCGCGCGCTGCCGACGCCCGACAGCAGGCGGAGCACAGGCGTGCCGCGCACGCCGAGGAGGTCGGTCATCGCCCGCCCCCCGAGGCGACGGCGAGGGCGCGCACCTGGTTCTGGAAGTCCTCGCCGCGCGCCGCGTACGACGCGTACCAGTCGAAGGAGGTACAGCCCGGCGAGAGGAGGACGACGTCGCCGGGGCGGGCGAGCTCGCCGGCGGCGCCGATCGCCTCGGCCATCGTCGCCGCCCTGCGCAGCGGCAGGCCGGAGAAGGCGGCCGCGACCTCGCCTGCCGCCTCGCCGATCGCGACCACGGCGCGCAGCGTGGAGTCGCGCCGCGCACCGAGGGCGCGCGGGATGACGCCGAGGTCGAGGCCCTTGTTCTTCCCTCCGGCGATCAGCACCACGTGCTCGAAGCCGGCGAGGGCGGCGACGACGGCCGAGGGGGTCGTGGCCTTGGAGTCGTCGTAGTAGGCGACGCCGCCGCGCTCGGCGACGAACTCCACACGGTGCGGGGGGTGGTGCCATCCCTCGAGGGCGGCCCGGCAGCCCTCGGGGCTCGCCCCCGCGGCGCGCGCCGTGGCGAGGGCGGCGAGGGCGTTCGCCACGTCGTGCGGCAGGCGGCGGGGCAGCGCCGCCGCGGGGAGCAGCCGCTCGCCCCCCGGCCCGACGAGGAAGCCCGCGGACTCCTCGTAGTCACCGCCGGCGCCGAAGGTGACGCGTCGGCTGCGGGCCCCCGCCGCGGCGGCGAGCACGGCCGGGTCCTCGGCGTTCACGACGGCGACGTCGTCGGCCCCCTGGCAGGCGAAGATCCTCGCCTTGGAGGCGGCGTAGTCCTCCATCGTCGGGTGCCAATCGAGGTGGTCCTCGGCGAGGTTGAGGTAGGTCGCCACCGTGGGGGCGAAGGTGGCGGTGTACTTCAGCTGGAAGGAGGAGACCTCGGCGACGAGCAGCTCGGCGCGCTCGTCGTCGATGGCCTCGATGAGCGGGAGGCCGATGTTCCCCGCAGCGAGGGCGCGCCGGCCGGAGGCCACGAGCATCTCGGTGACGAGCTCGGTCACCGTCGTCTTGCCGTTGGTCCCCGTCACAGCGACCACTGGCAGCTCGGTGAGCGAGAAGGCGAGCTCGATCTCCGCGACGAGCTTCGGTGCGGTGGCGAGGCGGTAGATCGGGTGGCTCGGCGGGACGCCGGGGCTGACGACGACCTGCTCTGCCTCGGCGACGAGGCCGGCGAGCGTCCCCTCGTCGGGCGCCGCGACGAAAGCCACCCCGAGCACCTCGGCGACGGCGGCCATCTCCGCGCCGCCGGCGTCGTCGACGGCGGTGACCGCGCAGCCGCGGCGCGCGAGGGCGACGGCGACCGAGCGCCCGGTGCGGGCGAAGCCGACGACGAGGGCGCGCCGCGCGACGTGCCGCTTTGCGCCCATCAGCGCACCGCGTGCACGCCGAGCAGGAAGTCGGCGTAGAAGACCCCGAGGCCGATCGCGGCGAAGAGGGCGGAGAGAATCCAGAAGCGGACGATCACCGTCGTCTCGGGCCAGCCGAGCAGCTCGAAGTGGTGGTGGAGCGGCGCCATGCGCAGCACGCGGGTGCCGAAGCAGCGGTAGCTGATCACCTGCACGACGACCGAGAGGGTCTCGATCACGAAGAGGCCACCGAGCAGCGGCAGCAGCAGCTGCACGTTGAGCTCGAGGGCGAGGCAGGCGAGGCCGGTGCCGATCGCGAGCGAGCCCGTGTCCCCCATGAAGATGCGGGCGGGCGCCGCGTTCCACCACAAAAAGCCGACGCAGGCTCCGGCGATCGCCACCGCGGCGAGGGCGAGGTCGAGCGCGGGGTGCACCGCGTAGGTGGGGTGCCGGTAGACCCAGTAGGCGATGAGGGTGAGCGCCGTCGAGGCGAAGGCGGTGGAGCCGGCGGCGAGGCCGTCGAGGCCGTCGGTGAGGTTCACGGCGTTCGCCGAGGCGCTGATGATGAGGACCGCCCAGATCACCCACAGCACCGTGCCGAGGTGCACGCCGGGGACGCTGTAGCGGGTGAGGGACAAGGCGGTGCTCGTGTGCGCGAGGTAGCGGGCACCGAGCGCGAAGAGCAGGCCGATCGCCACCTGCGCGGAGAACTTGGCCCGCTTGTTGAGGCCGAGGCTGCGGCGCCGGCGCACCTTCAGCCAGTCGTCGGCGTAGCCGACGACGCCGGCGAGCATCACCGCGCCGACGACGAGCAGCCCGGCGGCGGAAAAGGGCGTCCCCGTGCCGAGGTGGCCGAGCAGGTAGGCGAGGACGATCGCGACGATCATCGCGATGCCCCCCATCGTCGGCGTCCCCGCCTTCAGGATGTGGCGCGCCGGGCCGTCCTCGCGGATCTGCTGGCCGACGCCGCGACGGCGCAGCGAGCGCAGCAGCATCGGCGTGCCGAAGCCGGCGACGAGGAGGGCGATGCCCCCCGCGGTGAAGATCGAGATCACTGTGGCGCGCGGGCCGCTCCCGCCCCGTCCCCCCGGTGCGCCGCGAGGCGCGCGAACTCGTCGCGGACCACCTCGCGGTCGTCGAAGCGCACGGCGCGGTCGGCGAACTGCTGGGTGGTCTCGTGACCCTTCCCGGCGACGATCACGATGTCGCCGGGGCGCGCCTCCCCGAGGGCCGCGGCGATCGCCCGCCGGCGGTCGATCTCGACGTGCAGCGCGGCGCCGGCCGGCATGCCGGCGCGGATCTCCTCGATCACCGTCGCGGGGGACTCCGAGCGGGGGTTGTCCGAGGTGAGCACGACGAGGTCGGCGAACTCGCACGCGATCGCGCCCATCGCCGGGCGCTTGCCGCGGTCGCGGTCGCCACCGCAGCCGAAGACGACGATCAGCCGCCCGTCGCCCCGCTCGCGGGGCTGGTCGCCCGGCGCGTTGAAGCGCGCCGCCCGCCGGGCGGCGCGCAGCACCTCCTCGAGGCCCGCCGGGGTGTGCGCGTAGTCGACGACGGCGGTCACCCCGTCGGGGCCGGCGATCGCCTCGAAGCGGCCCGGCACCGAGGGGGCGGCCTCGAGGCCGGCGACGATCGCGTCGGCGCTCACCCCGAGCGAGCGGGCCGCGGCCGCCGCGGCGAGGGCGTTGTAGACGTTGAACTCCCCGCCGAGGCCGAGGCGGATGATCCGCCCGCCGAGACGGAACGAGCTCGCCGAGACCCCGATCTCGAGGTCGCGGACGTCGCCGAGGGAGTAGCCGAGCATCGGGATGCAGGAGCGCTCGAGGAGGCGCCGCCCGTAGGGGTCGTCCGCGTTCACGACGCCGAAGCGCGCCCGCTCGGAGCGGAAGAGGCGGGACTTCGCCTCGAAGTAGGCCTCCATCGTCACGTGGAAGTCGAGGTGGTCCTGGGTGAGGTTGGTGAAGACGGCGACGTCGAAGGTGACCCCCTCGACGCGGCCCTGCACGAGCGCGTGCGAGGTGACCTCGATCGCGCTCGCCGCGCAGCCGGCGTCGCGCTGGCGGGCGAGCGCCCGCTGCAGGTGCGGCGCCTCGGGGGTGGTGCGCGCCCCGTCGAGGGTGCCGACGACCCCCGCGCGCCAGCCGTACTGCTCGAAGATCGCGCGCAGCAGGTAGGTGGTCGTCGTCTTGCCGTTGGTGCCGGTCACCCCGACGGTGCGCATCGCGGTGGCGGGGTTGCCGTAGAAGGCGGCGGCGACGCGCGCCATCGCCGGGCGGGCGGTCCCCGGCGGCACGACGAGCTGCACGCAGCCGGCGAGCTCGGGGCCGAGGGAGTGCTCGCAGAGGAAGGCGACGGCGCCGGCGCGGCGCGCCGCGGCGGCGAAATCGTGGCCGTCGACGCGCGCCCCGGGCAGGCAGCAGAACAGCGCCCCCGGCGTCACCTCACGGTGGTCGAAGGCGATCTCGCTCACGGAGACGCCGTGCGGGTCGCCGAGGACGGCGAGGGGGGCGGCGGCCTCCACGAGCTCGTCGAGCCTCACGAGAGCGGAGGTCGACATGACGGCGCGCCTCACTTCGCCACGGAACAGGTCGCGGGCGCTCCATCGGCGGCCCTCGGTGGAGCGATGCTGAAGTGGCGGAGCGCGTAGGACATGATCTGCGCCCACACGGGAGCCGACACGACGCCACCGTAGATCGTGTCGGGGTGGTTGAGGACCACGATCCCCGAGAGCTGCGGCGCCTGCGCGGGCACGAAGCCGACGAAGCTCGCGTTCCAGTCGCCGGGCACGTAGCCGAGCCCGGTCGTGTCGGGGACCTGCGCGGTGCCCGTCTTGCCGGCGACGCAGTAGCCGTTGATCCGGGCCTCGAGGGCCGTCCCGGTCTCGTCCTGTACGACGCCGCTCAGCATGGGGACCACCTCTGAGACCGTCGAGGCCAAGAGCGTGCGGTGCGTCGGCGAGGGCGGGAGGCTCTTCTCCTGGCCCGTGGCGTCGACCGTCGCCTTCACGATGCGCGGCGCGACCTCGACCCCGCCGTTGGCGACGGAGTTGTAGGCGTCGAGCACCTGCAGCGGGGTGACGGCGACGCCGGTGCCGATCGGCACCGAGCCGGCCGCGGAGCCGAGCCAGCTGCTCGGCGTGCCGATGATCCCGGGCGACTCGCCGGGCCATCCGAGCCCGGTGAAGTGGCCGAAGCCGAGGGTGCTGAAGGCCGAGGCGAGGCGGGTGAGGCCGAGGAGCTGGGAGATCTTGATCGTCCCGATGTTCGAGGACTGGGCGAGGATCTGGCGCACCGGGAGCTGCTCGGTGCCGTGCAGCTCGGCGTCCTGGAAGATGTAGCCCCCGAGCGAGAGGGCGTAGGGCACGGTGAACACCGTGTCGGGTGAGATCAGGTGGTCCTGGATCGCGAAGGCGATCGTCGCCAGCTTCATCACCGAGCCGGGCTGGTAGATCGAGGTCACCGCGAGGTTCTGCTGCGCCGGCCCGATCACCCCCTTCGCCCCGGTGACGAGGTCGACCATCGCGAGGATCGCCCCGGTGTGCACGTCCTCCACCACCGCGATCCCCGAGTCGGCGTGCGTCGCCTTCATCTGCGCCTCGACGTCGCGGGTCACCTCGACCTGCAGCGGCTCGTCGATCGTGAGGACGAGGCTCGCGCCCTGCACCGGCGGGACAACGTCGCTCGCCCCCGCGGGGAGGACGACGCCGCCCGGCGCCTCGGCCACGACCTCGCTCCCGGCGCGGCCGGAGAGCGACCCGTTCATCTGGTACTCGAGCGCGGCGTCGCCCTGGCCGGCGGCGTTCACCCCGCCGACGAGCGGCTGGAAGAGCTGGCTGCCGGGGAAGAGGCGCTGCGTGTCGGCCTGGAAGGTGATGCCCGAGAGGGTGAGGTTCTCGATCTTGGTCTCCGTGCTCGTCGGCAGCTCCTTGGCGAGCACCACGTACCCGTTTTGCTGGCTCAAAAGCGTGGTCAGCTTGCCCTGGCCGAGGTGCAGGTAGCGGGCGAGCTGTCGCGCCTCGCCGGCGGGGTCCGTGATCTGGAAGTCGTCGGCGACGACGTCGGCGCGCGGCACCGAGACCGCGAGCAGGTCGCCGCCGGCGTCGTAGATCGCGCCGCGGGTCGCGGGCAGGCTCACCTTCTGGTTCACCTCGCCCGCCGCGTAGGCGGCGTAGCGGGAGCCGTCGAGGACCTGCACGACGACGAGACGGATGATCAGCACCGCGACGACGAGGCACATCCCGATCCCGAGGACGCGGTGGTGGTGAGGGGCGCGGCGGGGCGCTCGGCGGGCCCCCGCGGGGCGGGCGCCGTTCACCGGTTGGCCGCGGCCGCGGCCTCGGCGACGGTGACGCCCGGCTGCACCGGGGTGAGGTAGGTCACCGTCGCGGGCGTGACCATGTGCAGGCTCCGCTCCGCGATCTTCAGCAGCGCGCCGGGGGCGGTGAGCTCCGCCCGCTGCAGCTGCAGGTTCTCGTTGGCCGCCGTCGCGCTCGCGAGGGAGGCGTTGAGGTTGTCGAGGCGCACCTGCTGGGAGGCGACGAGCGCCTGGCCGGTGACAACGACGAGCAGGGCGACGACGACGAAGGCCGCTGCGGCGAGCGCGATGAGGCGGGCGCGGCGGCGCTGGGTGCGCGCCGCGAGGCGCCGGGCGCTCACGACCGCGAGACGCCCTCTCGCCGAGGGGGCCTCCTTCTCGGCCGGGCGTACCGACGCGCGGGCGCGGGTCGCGTGCGGGCTGGCGGCGACGGCCATCAGTGGGGGTCCGGTGCGGGAAGGCGCTCAGCGGCGCGCAGGCGGGCCGCCTCGGCGCGCGGGTTGCGCTCGATCTCGGCCTTGCCGGAGAGGCGCGCGCCGCGGTTCAAGAGCCGGATCGTCGGCACCGCGCCGCAGACGCAGTCGAGGCCGGGCGGGCAGACGCAGCCACCGCTCGCCGCGCCGGCGAGGGTGCGCTTCACCAGCTGGTCCTCACCGGAGTGGTAGGCGAGGACGACGAGGCGACCGCCGGGGACGAGGGCGGCGATCGCCGCCTCGAGCGCCGGCGCGAGCAGGTCGAGCTCCTCGTTGACCGCGACCCGCAGCGCCTGGAAGACCCGCCGTGCGGGGTGGCCCCGGCGGCGGGCAGCCGCGGGGATCGCCTTCTCGACGACTGCGGCGAGCTCGTCGGTGCTGTCGAGGGGCCGTGCCGCGATCACCGCCCGCGCGATGCGGCGGGCGAAGCGCTCCTCGCCGTGCGCCTCGAAGAGGTCGACGAGGGTCTCCTCGTCGGCGCCGTTCACGAGCTCGGCGGCGCCGTGGCCGCGGCTCGGGTCCATCCGCA carries:
- the murB gene encoding UDP-N-acetylmuramate dehydrogenase: MEAPVDLAAARLGPRARRDEPIGARTTYRVGGNAALYVELLDEEGLAAVVGAVAESKVPLLVLGKGSNVLVADGGFDGLCVTLGGAFEELALPAAAPAGEGAAATVTAGGGLAYPVLARRLATAGLGGMSWAVGIPGSVGGAVAMNAGGHGAETADRLVAAELVHLDSGERHLAAAGDLDLAYRHSAVGAHDLVLAATFAVTAAPSGRLAEEIDEIVAWRREHQPGGRNAGSVFTNPPGDAAGRLLEEAGAKGLRVGSAVVSEKHANFIGVDSGGSADDVAALIEAACRLVAERLGVTLATEVRFVGFDR
- the murC gene encoding UDP-N-acetylmuramate--L-alanine ligase, which gives rise to MSLDLTRPTRLHLVGIGGAGMSAIATVLAQMGHAVSGSDLKASATVERLRGLGVTVAIGHDAANVAGAEHVGISSAVSSSNVELLEAHRRGVPVHARAELLAAICATRRTLAVAGTHGKTTTSSMLALVLLEAGLSPSFIIGGEVNEIGTNAAFVEGEWLVVEADESDGTFLQLPAEVAVVTSVEPDHLEHFGSFAALTEGFAEFLRKAAGAVVCADDAGARALAPEGAVTYGFSEGADYRVSDFTTGRAEIAFGLIGPEGDLGRFTLPVPGAHNARNAAAALAAARLLGADPDAARRALARFAGVARRFQFRGEAGGVTFVDDYAHLPGEVAATLAAARGGGWERLVCVFQPHRYSRTESVGGDFGEAFVDADVVVITGIYGAGEAPRPGVSAKLVLDAVLNAHPETTAAYFPDRRELVGYLARLLRPGDCCLTLSAGDLTSLPDELLEVVTG
- a CDS encoding UDP-N-acetylglucosamine--N-acetylmuramyl-(pentapeptide) pyrophosphoryl-undecaprenol N-acetylglucosamine transferase — its product is MRGQGRLEVVLTGGGTGGHIEPALALARALERSGRERAALHFVGARRGMEGKAIGDAGFSISLLPGRGVRRRLAWSNVPALCGLALALLEACALLLRHRPRVVVTFGGYAGLPSSLAAVLLRIPLLVVNLDAIPGGANRLVARFAARTAMAFPAPLPRGVLTGAPLREAVLAAAAEEPSAARARLELPEGRAVLVVVGGSLGAGRLNEAALGLARRFAARDDLVLVHVCGARNYDEVAAERDALGIATGGGAGLDYRLLAFAAELPELFRAAALVVSRAGAMTVAELAAIGAPSLLVPLPNAPGDHQRRNTAELVRAGGALVVDDAEVTAEHLEALLGPLLAEPGRLEEMARAARSVGRLDATSRVVALIDELAKAAA
- the ftsW gene encoding putative lipid II flippase FtsW yields the protein MTDLLGVRGTPVLRLLSGVGSARSHQRPVRDEPSGRAAHGSRRESRSERAAAAEVGTTRTRTTDLALVGRRDAARLGALTAAITGFGLVIVLSASSVVSIATYGSPWALFERQVMWTLLGAVAFLVCSRGDLRRLRKLAAPLLILTVLLLVVVLTPHIGRTAGGSSRWIGAGPIRLQPSELAKLAFALFAADLVARREQARDHVQVVVRPVVTVLGFIALLILKQPDMGTAIVLVSIGAAILYAGGTERRVLGVTFGGLLFVGSLLILSAPYRRSRFLSFINPFAHASTSGYQVVQSLEALGSGHLFGTGLGGSVAKWGFLPNAQTDFIFAVIGNELGLIGALAVLLAFVGLGILGLRIAARAADRFTSLLATGLTCWLVCEALINIGGVIGILPETGIPLPFLSFGGSSLVVTLGAVGLLVNIGRNPTLRTARPAPAAPAPRPRPRPAAARR
- the murD gene encoding UDP-N-acetylmuramoyl-L-alanine--D-glutamate ligase, with product MGAKRHVARRALVVGFARTGRSVAVALARRGCAVTAVDDAGGAEMAAVAEVLGVAFVAAPDEGTLAGLVAEAEQVVVSPGVPPSHPIYRLATAPKLVAEIELAFSLTELPVVAVTGTNGKTTVTELVTEMLVASGRRALAAGNIGLPLIEAIDDERAELLVAEVSSFQLKYTATFAPTVATYLNLAEDHLDWHPTMEDYAASKARIFACQGADDVAVVNAEDPAVLAAAAGARSRRVTFGAGGDYEESAGFLVGPGGERLLPAAALPRRLPHDVANALAALATARAAGASPEGCRAALEGWHHPPHRVEFVAERGGVAYYDDSKATTPSAVVAALAGFEHVVLIAGGKNKGLDLGVIPRALGARRDSTLRAVVAIGEAAGEVAAAFSGLPLRRAATMAEAIGAAGELARPGDVVLLSPGCTSFDWYASYAARGEDFQNQVRALAVASGGGR
- the mraY gene encoding phospho-N-acetylmuramoyl-pentapeptide-transferase, coding for MISIFTAGGIALLVAGFGTPMLLRSLRRRGVGQQIREDGPARHILKAGTPTMGGIAMIVAIVLAYLLGHLGTGTPFSAAGLLVVGAVMLAGVVGYADDWLKVRRRRSLGLNKRAKFSAQVAIGLLFALGARYLAHTSTALSLTRYSVPGVHLGTVLWVIWAVLIISASANAVNLTDGLDGLAAGSTAFASTALTLIAYWVYRHPTYAVHPALDLALAAVAIAGACVGFLWWNAAPARIFMGDTGSLAIGTGLACLALELNVQLLLPLLGGLFVIETLSVVVQVISYRCFGTRVLRMAPLHHHFELLGWPETTVIVRFWILSALFAAIGLGVFYADFLLGVHAVR
- a CDS encoding UDP-N-acetylmuramoyl-L-alanyl-D-glutamate--2,6-diaminopimelate ligase, translating into MSTSALVRLDELVEAAAPLAVLGDPHGVSVSEIAFDHREVTPGALFCCLPGARVDGHDFAAAARRAGAVAFLCEHSLGPELAGCVQLVVPPGTARPAMARVAAAFYGNPATAMRTVGVTGTNGKTTTTYLLRAIFEQYGWRAGVVGTLDGARTTPEAPHLQRALARQRDAGCAASAIEVTSHALVQGRVEGVTFDVAVFTNLTQDHLDFHVTMEAYFEAKSRLFRSERARFGVVNADDPYGRRLLERSCIPMLGYSLGDVRDLEIGVSASSFRLGGRIIRLGLGGEFNVYNALAAAAAARSLGVSADAIVAGLEAAPSVPGRFEAIAGPDGVTAVVDYAHTPAGLEEVLRAARRAARFNAPGDQPRERGDGRLIVVFGCGGDRDRGKRPAMGAIACEFADLVVLTSDNPRSESPATVIEEIRAGMPAGAALHVEIDRRRAIAAALGEARPGDIVIVAGKGHETTQQFADRAVRFDDREVVRDEFARLAAHRGDGAGAARAPQ
- a CDS encoding penicillin-binding protein 2 — translated: MNGARPAGARRAPRRAPHHHRVLGIGMCLVVAVLIIRLVVVQVLDGSRYAAYAAGEVNQKVSLPATRGAIYDAGGDLLAVSVPRADVVADDFQITDPAGEARQLARYLHLGQGKLTTLLSQQNGYVVLAKELPTSTETKIENLTLSGITFQADTQRLFPGSQLFQPLVGGVNAAGQGDAALEYQMNGSLSGRAGSEVVAEAPGGVVLPAGASDVVPPVQGASLVLTIDEPLQVEVTRDVEAQMKATHADSGIAVVEDVHTGAILAMVDLVTGAKGVIGPAQQNLAVTSIYQPGSVMKLATIAFAIQDHLISPDTVFTVPYALSLGGYIFQDAELHGTEQLPVRQILAQSSNIGTIKISQLLGLTRLASAFSTLGFGHFTGLGWPGESPGIIGTPSSWLGSAAGSVPIGTGVAVTPLQVLDAYNSVANGGVEVAPRIVKATVDATGQEKSLPPSPTHRTLLASTVSEVVPMLSGVVQDETGTALEARINGYCVAGKTGTAQVPDTTGLGYVPGDWNASFVGFVPAQAPQLSGIVVLNHPDTIYGGVVSAPVWAQIMSYALRHFSIAPPRAADGAPATCSVAK